CAGGGGAACAGGTcccagctgcctctgccccGGGGCTCTCATTGGCTCTGGGAGGGCCTTGCCCTCTAGTTGGCTTTGACCTTGCCGTTGGTGACAGTGCCATTCTCGTGGATGCTGCTACCGTtgtgctgggctgcttgctGAGCCACCCTGGGCAACCGTTTGCCCTTGGTGTAGGACTGGTACCAGAAGTTggagaagaggatgaagaagatGGTCCCATAAATCCAGATGAGGTGGACAAAGATGGGGAACTGGTACTGGCAGCTGGGCATGAAGTAATACTGAGAGATGTGGACAGAGACAATCACAAACTGTGCCTGGGaacaaggcagagcagggacaaGTTATTCATGGGGGCAGGGTCAAGGACACACACACTCCTACACACCCCCCCGAGACCTTTCTAAATGAAACCAGTAGGCTCCTTTCCCACTCTGAAGTAGAGGTCCTTATGTTGAGGCACAGTCAGCAGCTGGACAAGGCAGGCACAAGTCCCAAGGCAGCACATGCCTCTTTCCCTCCCAATGTGGGTGCATCCCCAGAGGCAGCAGGCTGAGCAGCACCCACACCCTAAACAGGCTGGTAGGGCTGTCAGAGGCCCACAGTGAAGGAGAGCTGCTAGAAACCCAGAGAGGCTACAGATGAGAAAGCTacagctgctggctgcacaTTCCATAGGTACAGGGGCTGGCCTGCCCCCCACAGAAGAAGAGGCTGAGGGCACATGCACTTCTCCACAGTGGACTCACCAGCTGGATGGCTGTGATGTGCTTCTTCCACCACAGGTACTTTTGgaaggcaggtcctgctgctgAGAGCCCATAGTATAGGTACATGACAACATGCACCATGGAATTGATCATGGCATGGAATGAGCCCATTCCCCCTGTTCAGAAAGATTTTCATTAGCATAATTCAATCCTCCACAGCAGTCAGTGCTACAGGGAGCTCCTAAGAGCCAAACAGGGCCAAAACCCCTTCTCAGCATGCTGGGGCTAACCCCACCCTTACCCCAAGCTGTGCACCCCTACAGCTTCCATCTTACCTGGACCAAACCTTGCtccccaccaccagctccaAGGCAGAACAGAATGGTGGAAGAGGTGCAGGAATGTGACCTGTTCATTCTTCTTCCGCAGG
This genomic window from Strigops habroptila isolate Jane chromosome 8, bStrHab1.2.pri, whole genome shotgun sequence contains:
- the ELOVL1 gene encoding elongation of very long chain fatty acids protein 1 isoform X2, with the protein product MEGIVTMYQDFMKKADPRIADYPLMQSPFLVMGILLAYVYFVLSLGPRLMANRKPLNLKKFMVLYNFFLVGLSLYIVYEFLMAGWLTGYTWRCDPVDFSQDPKALRMVSVAWLFVFSKFIELTDTVIFVLRKKNEQVTFLHLFHHSVLPWSWWWGARFGPGGMGSFHAMINSMVHVVMYLYYGLSAAGPAFQKYLWWKKHITAIQLAQFVIVSVHISQYYFMPSCQYQFPIFVHLIWIYGTIFFILFSNFWYQSYTKGKRLPRVAQQAAQHNGSSIHENGTVTNGKVKAN